In the Flavobacterium pallidum genome, one interval contains:
- a CDS encoding transglutaminase domain-containing protein, with product MKKILSLLLLVCITLSAQKKTVNPYAAIDAKALQIPDSLTRSTDKMAAWFKSSFATEKDRTRAAFIWIAKTIHYDLDNMFALNFYEKREEKIDKALKTRKGICANYAELFADISNKMGIKSYVVEGYTRQNGFTDYIPHAWCAAFVDGSWFLYDPTWGSGYVNGGKFVPRINNAYYETMPKVLAKSHMPFDYLWQFMNYPITTAEFYQGKTELDRSKPFFDYPAQIAAYEKLDRIDQLKASAKRIEEMGLRNSMIFDRLQHIKMEIDNDSNKQKTTLYNEAVNDYNTGINEMNAFIEYRNKQFKPAMPDGDIEGMLLTSESKLNSAVKKLEGVSRDDEHLGASKTQLLKSIQDALKQVMEYRDWLDVYFGKSKSQRKGMFYEKRSIWSGK from the coding sequence ATGAAAAAGATACTTTCCCTACTCCTGCTGGTCTGCATCACCCTATCAGCGCAGAAAAAAACCGTAAACCCTTACGCAGCCATCGATGCCAAAGCATTGCAAATCCCGGATTCCTTAACCCGAAGCACCGACAAGATGGCCGCCTGGTTCAAATCGTCGTTTGCGACTGAGAAGGACCGTACCCGTGCGGCATTCATCTGGATTGCCAAAACCATCCATTATGACCTGGACAATATGTTTGCGCTGAATTTCTACGAAAAGCGTGAGGAGAAAATCGATAAGGCGTTGAAGACCCGCAAAGGCATCTGTGCCAATTATGCCGAGCTGTTTGCCGACATCAGCAACAAGATGGGGATCAAATCCTATGTCGTTGAAGGTTACACCAGGCAAAACGGCTTTACCGATTACATCCCGCATGCCTGGTGTGCGGCCTTTGTAGACGGCAGCTGGTTCTTATACGACCCCACCTGGGGCTCCGGGTATGTTAACGGCGGGAAATTCGTACCAAGGATTAACAATGCATATTACGAAACTATGCCGAAGGTATTGGCAAAATCCCATATGCCGTTTGATTACCTGTGGCAGTTCATGAACTACCCGATCACTACGGCAGAGTTCTACCAGGGGAAAACCGAACTGGACCGCAGCAAGCCATTTTTTGATTATCCTGCACAGATTGCGGCATACGAAAAGCTCGACCGCATCGACCAGCTGAAGGCATCGGCCAAAAGGATCGAGGAAATGGGACTGCGGAATTCGATGATCTTCGACAGGCTGCAGCACATCAAAATGGAGATCGACAACGACAGCAATAAGCAGAAGACGACGCTTTACAACGAAGCCGTAAATGATTACAACACCGGCATCAACGAAATGAACGCCTTTATCGAGTACAGGAACAAGCAGTTCAAGCCCGCCATGCCTGATGGCGACATCGAGGGCATGCTCCTTACCTCAGAAAGCAAACTGAACAGCGCCGTGAAAAAACTCGAAGGCGTATCCAGGGACGATGAGCACCTGGGCGCCTCTAAAACCCAATTGCTCAAATCGATACAGGATGCGCTGAAACAGGTCATGGAATACCGCGACTGGTTGGATGTGTACTTCGGCAAAAGCAAATCACAGCGCAAGGGGATGTTTTATGAGAAAAGGAGCATCTGGTCGGGGAAGTAG